In the Ramlibacter tataouinensis TTB310 genome, one interval contains:
- the trkA gene encoding Trk system potassium transporter TrkA produces MRIVILGAGRVGESVAESLVSERNDITLIDPDAQRLRELEERLDLRGVVGNGIHPSTLERAGIRDADMLIACATQDETNLVACKIAHDRFGVPSTVARLRSAEFVDGGPLLQETGFAVDHVICPEESVVRYIQKLIDYPEALQVLEFARGRAHLIAVRAVAGSAIVNRSIAEFRARFPHAPMRVVAVYRQEAQVTCEGSTRILPGDEVFLLADQEHHRAVLEAIHDADQPVRRVMIAGGGNVGLRLARRLVGHCEVKLIERDPKRCEYLATELPSELLVLQGDGTDEELLADENVGSMDMFLALTSDDEDNILSAMLAKRLGARRVLSLINRRAYADLMQGSTIDIAVSPAHTVIGELLAHVRRGDVVAVHSLRRGAAEALEGVAHGDAKTSRLVGRTVAHIDRTLPDGVRLGAVVRGEGERQRVLMPGHDLVIETDDHLILFIPNKRQVREVERLFQVSATFF; encoded by the coding sequence ATGAGGATAGTCATCCTCGGCGCCGGCCGCGTGGGCGAGAGCGTGGCCGAAAGCCTGGTGTCCGAGCGCAACGACATCACGCTGATCGACCCCGACGCGCAGCGCCTGCGCGAGCTGGAGGAGCGGCTGGACCTGCGCGGCGTGGTGGGCAACGGCATCCACCCCAGCACCTTGGAGCGCGCCGGCATCCGCGACGCCGACATGCTGATCGCCTGCGCCACCCAGGACGAGACCAACCTGGTGGCCTGCAAGATCGCGCACGACCGCTTCGGCGTGCCGTCCACCGTCGCCCGGCTGCGCTCGGCCGAGTTCGTCGACGGCGGGCCGCTGCTGCAGGAGACCGGCTTCGCGGTGGACCACGTGATCTGCCCCGAGGAGTCGGTGGTGCGCTACATCCAGAAGCTGATCGACTACCCCGAGGCGCTGCAGGTGCTGGAGTTCGCCCGCGGCCGGGCCCACCTGATCGCGGTGCGCGCGGTGGCCGGCAGCGCCATCGTCAACCGCAGCATCGCCGAGTTCCGCGCGCGGTTCCCCCACGCGCCCATGCGCGTGGTGGCGGTGTACCGGCAGGAGGCGCAGGTCACCTGCGAGGGCAGCACCCGCATCCTGCCGGGCGACGAGGTGTTCCTGCTGGCCGACCAGGAGCACCACCGCGCCGTGCTGGAGGCCATCCACGACGCCGACCAGCCGGTGCGCCGGGTCATGATCGCCGGCGGCGGCAACGTCGGCCTGCGGCTGGCGCGCCGCCTGGTCGGGCACTGCGAGGTCAAGCTGATCGAGCGCGACCCCAAGCGCTGCGAGTACCTGGCCACCGAACTGCCCTCCGAGCTGCTGGTGCTGCAGGGCGACGGCACCGACGAGGAGCTGCTGGCCGACGAGAATGTCGGCAGCATGGACATGTTCCTGGCGCTGACCAGCGACGACGAGGACAACATCCTGTCGGCCATGCTGGCCAAGCGGCTGGGCGCGCGGCGCGTGCTGTCGCTGATCAACCGCCGCGCCTATGCCGACCTGATGCAGGGCAGCACCATCGACATCGCGGTCTCGCCCGCGCACACCGTCATCGGCGAGCTGCTGGCGCACGTGCGCCGGGGCGACGTGGTGGCGGTGCACAGCCTGCGCCGCGGCGCAGCCGAGGCGCTGGAGGGCGTGGCCCACGGCGACGCCAAGACCTCCAGGCTGGTCGGACGCACCGTGGCCCACATCGACAGGACGCTGCCGGACGGCGTGCGCCTGGGCGCGGTGGTGCGCGGCGAGGGCGAGCGCCAGCGCGTGCTGATGCCCGGGCACGACCTGGTGATCGAGACCGACGACCACCTGATCCTGTTCATCCCCAACAAGCGCCAGGTGCGCGAAGTCGAGCGCCTGTTCCAGGTGAGCGCCACCTTCTTCTAG
- a CDS encoding TrkH family potassium uptake protein, with translation MHSLGPVLAVVARVLAGFSFAFLVPLAWAWVLDEPWLRPVWAGAFAGTLVAGLVLGWIVRHARRELQPKDGFLLVTLVWVALPACSAIPLYLAVPGIDLAHSYFESMSALTATGATALSGLDALPVSVNVWRCFLQFVGGLGIILLVVAVLPLLGLGGVQLYRAEAPGPLKDAKLTPRIAETARGLWTVYFVLSAACFLAYRWAGMGWADAFMHMCSTMGLGGFSSHDASFGYWNSPLIEGVAIVFMALSGISFARYFIVWRNRSAATLVRDQEVRAYVTLLLLSIALLTWLLVDRAVYDGTAAALRAAAFQVVSLATTTGYASTDYTQWPVFAPVLLIFLGCFVSCAGSTGGGIKLVRMILLVKQARRELVRIIHPRVVNPVTLGGATVPPQVIANVLAYMLIYGASIVGLTFLLLLSGLELVTAFSAVIVCVNNIGPGLGLVGPAGHFGVLTDFQLWVLSFAMLLGRLELMSVLVLFTVPFWRK, from the coding sequence ATGCACAGCCTGGGACCGGTGCTGGCGGTGGTGGCGCGCGTGCTCGCCGGCTTCTCCTTTGCCTTCCTGGTGCCGCTGGCCTGGGCCTGGGTGCTGGACGAGCCCTGGCTGCGGCCGGTGTGGGCCGGCGCCTTCGCCGGTACCCTGGTGGCGGGCCTGGTGCTGGGCTGGATCGTCCGGCATGCACGGCGCGAGCTGCAGCCCAAGGACGGCTTCCTGCTGGTGACCCTGGTGTGGGTGGCGCTGCCGGCATGCTCGGCCATCCCGCTCTACCTGGCCGTGCCGGGCATCGACCTGGCGCACTCCTACTTCGAGTCGATGAGCGCGCTCACCGCCACCGGCGCCACGGCCCTGTCGGGGCTGGACGCGCTGCCGGTCTCGGTCAACGTCTGGCGCTGCTTCCTGCAGTTCGTGGGCGGGCTGGGCATCATCCTGCTGGTGGTGGCCGTGCTGCCGCTGCTGGGCCTGGGCGGCGTGCAGCTGTACCGGGCCGAGGCGCCGGGGCCCCTGAAGGACGCCAAGCTCACCCCGCGCATCGCGGAGACGGCGCGTGGTTTGTGGACCGTGTACTTCGTGCTGTCGGCGGCCTGCTTCCTGGCCTACCGCTGGGCCGGCATGGGCTGGGCCGACGCCTTCATGCACATGTGCAGCACCATGGGCCTGGGCGGCTTCTCCTCGCACGACGCCAGCTTCGGCTACTGGAACTCGCCGCTGATCGAGGGCGTGGCCATCGTCTTCATGGCGCTGTCGGGCATCAGCTTCGCGCGCTACTTCATCGTCTGGCGCAACCGCTCGGCGGCCACGCTGGTGCGAGACCAGGAGGTGCGGGCCTACGTCACGCTGCTGCTGCTGTCCATCGCGCTGCTGACCTGGCTGCTGGTGGACCGGGCGGTGTACGACGGCACCGCCGCCGCGCTGCGCGCCGCCGCCTTCCAGGTGGTCTCGCTGGCCACCACCACCGGCTACGCGTCCACCGACTACACCCAGTGGCCGGTGTTCGCGCCGGTACTGCTGATCTTCCTGGGCTGCTTCGTCTCCTGCGCCGGCTCCACCGGCGGCGGCATCAAGCTGGTGCGCATGATCCTGCTGGTCAAGCAGGCGCGGCGCGAGCTGGTGCGCATCATCCACCCGCGGGTGGTCAACCCGGTCACGTTGGGCGGCGCCACCGTGCCGCCGCAGGTGATCGCCAACGTGCTGGCCTACATGCTGATCTACGGCGCCAGCATCGTCGGCCTCACCTTTTTGCTGCTGTTGTCGGGGCTGGAGCTGGTGACGGCGTTCTCGGCCGTCATCGTCTGCGTCAACAACATCGGCCCGGGCCTGGGCCTGGTCGGGCCGGCCGGCCATTTCGGCGTGCTCACCGACTTCCAGCTGTGGGTGCTGAGCTTCGCCATGCTGCTGGGCCGGCTGGAGCTGATGTCGGTGCTGGTGCTGTTCACGGTGCCGTTCTGGCGCAAGTGA
- a CDS encoding HAD family hydrolase, which yields MPTLLSFAAVLFDCDGVLVDSEPITNGVLRDMLEELGWRLTPEECMRLFVGKAVRDERSLIESRTGRPLTDAWLAEFRERRNQGLRERLQAVRHAPEAVAWVHGHYQGRIACASGADLFKVRLQLEMTGLMRWFDGRIFSGHDLPRSKPHPDVYLAAAAALGVDPRRCAVVEDTVTGTAAGVAAGATVFGYSPPEAGHDAPGALRAAGAARIFTDMAELPELLSNG from the coding sequence ATGCCGACCCTCCTCTCCTTCGCCGCCGTCCTGTTCGATTGCGACGGCGTGCTCGTCGACAGCGAGCCCATCACCAACGGCGTGCTGCGCGACATGCTGGAGGAGCTGGGCTGGCGGCTCACGCCTGAGGAATGCATGCGGCTGTTCGTCGGCAAGGCGGTGCGCGACGAGCGCTCGCTGATCGAGTCGCGCACCGGGCGCCCGCTCACCGACGCCTGGCTGGCCGAGTTCCGCGAGCGGCGCAACCAGGGGCTGCGCGAGCGATTGCAGGCGGTGCGCCATGCGCCCGAGGCGGTGGCGTGGGTGCACGGGCATTACCAGGGGCGCATCGCCTGTGCCTCCGGCGCCGACCTGTTCAAGGTCCGGCTGCAGCTGGAGATGACCGGCCTGATGCGCTGGTTCGACGGCCGCATCTTCAGCGGGCACGACCTGCCGCGCTCCAAGCCGCATCCCGACGTGTACCTGGCCGCCGCCGCCGCCCTGGGCGTGGACCCGCGGCGCTGCGCGGTGGTGGAGGACACGGTCACGGGCACCGCGGCCGGCGTGGCCGCGGGCGCCACCGTGTTCGGCTACAGCCCGCCCGAGGCCGGGCATGACGCGCCCGGCGCGCTGCGCGCCGCCGGCGCCGCGCGCATCTTCACCGACATGGCCGAGCTGCCGGAACTGCTGAGCAACGGTTAG
- a CDS encoding YchJ family protein, translating to MAPTDPCPCGRADAKGRPRSWAQCCGPHLQDPQGCPAPDAQALMRSRYSAFVVGDAAYLLATWHPSRRPAEVRFEAGAKWLGLEVRRHRRVGPDHAEVEFVARCRVEGRAVRLHERSRFVREEGRWYYVEGDDLEPAG from the coding sequence ATGGCGCCCACCGACCCCTGTCCCTGCGGACGGGCTGACGCGAAAGGCCGGCCGCGGTCCTGGGCGCAGTGCTGTGGTCCGCACCTGCAGGACCCGCAGGGCTGTCCGGCGCCCGATGCGCAGGCGCTGATGCGCTCGCGGTACAGCGCGTTCGTCGTCGGCGATGCGGCCTACCTGCTGGCGACCTGGCACCCGAGCCGCCGCCCCGCCGAGGTGCGGTTCGAAGCGGGCGCCAAGTGGCTGGGGCTCGAGGTGCGCCGGCATCGCAGGGTCGGCCCCGATCACGCGGAGGTGGAGTTCGTGGCCCGCTGCCGGGTCGAGGGCCGGGCGGTGCGGCTGCACGAACGCAGCCGGTTCGTTCGGGAGGAGGGACGCTGGTACTACGTGGAGGGTGACGACCTCGAGCCTGCGGGGTAG